In the Halictus rubicundus isolate RS-2024b chromosome 12, iyHalRubi1_principal, whole genome shotgun sequence genome, AAATACGGTTCAACAAAAATGTTATGCCATCAGAAGCCAACAGATGAATACCAATGCCACCCAGAGAAACActtttgaaagaaattgctcCTCTTCATAGTGCGATGTTCCTGTAGGAGCTACACAAGAACAAGCACGTAAATCTCCACCGTTTTTATACAAATCGCAAATATAATCTGTGCGAGCGAAGCTCGTAACACCTGGTAATTTCCCtagacatatacagggtgcttCTGAAATCACAGTACATTTAAAAGAGATAATTTTTGCAgacaaacaattttattttatactttttcacTTACTTTCTTTATAAGGAACGACCTCTTTTCTAGTTTAACCCACAATCTtgaaaacaccctgtatatttctgAAGAAATTGCAGAATTATTCGAGGCTCACTTACGCTATACCTTACCTGCGCTCGGTCGTGTTTCCCCAAAATTGAAAGTCGATGTCAAAAATGCAAATGGAAATGTCCCAATACCGAATGACATGAAAGAATTATCTCCAAATCCGAAACTTGAAAATCCAACGTTACTTTCGGGTTCTGTTCTTTGTCCAGTTGGACGTGGTGGAACGTTATTCCTGGAATTTAAATGCTTAATGAATATTTCGAAGAGAAAAACAAGCGTATTTTTAAAACGCAATTTGCAAATGTTGAAATGTCAAGCTTATCATCGGGAAACGTAAACAACTTGCTCTTTTTGTATCAAAACAGAAATTGTTTTCTTGTACAAAAATGGagctaaaatattaaattattcgaATTTATACTGAGTAAACGTCCGAGTATCTGAGTAGATAATCTAATCTCAATTCAGTAAGTACCTTGATTAAAATgataaatattcagaaaatataaatcaACTTCAATCAAATTGAATAAACATTATGGATGTACGGGTTCCCATTATTCTTGGTTCAGAAGTTCCCATTAGACAGATTTTAACAGTATTTTTCTGTGCTGTGGGATTTCAAACAGTCtcacaaataaaatattcgaaaccGTGGTCATGTTAAAACAAAACTAGTCCCAAAATGTCGTTCTCAAAGCTCTCGGGAATTCTGAGATTTTTGATCCTTGAGACCTTTCGGGACTCGGGACTGGTTTCCTAACATTTTCAGGATCTCCCAAATCCCTAATAAACATTCCAATCTGAATTGAGTAAACATCCAGTATTCTAATTTAAATTGAGCGGGTACCTGTATATATCTAAATACTTAAATCCACGAGTAGATATCCAATTACTCAGTTATTGGAGTAGTAAGAAATGTTGTTTCCATGTTCAGTGTGCATGTTTATGAATACAGATAGTAGTTGACCTTGAATTTGTAGCTTGATTAAAACAAAAAGCGGAACTCCTTCCTCGTTGCACTCTCTTCTAACATAGAATGTATAAACATAAAGAAAATATACCTGGGATCTTCGTGCCTTGTATCTCCCCGCCCATACAATGGAATGACTTTGTCTTTGCTGATAGTCGCTTTACAAACAGGACACACTCGCTTCAGTGGACGGGTCTCTAGCCATTGATGTAAGCACGGCCAACTGCATCGCAACGATTACAATAGTTTGTATTATGTCACAATAACAAGCATTGCGTACACATAATGTTCTTACCAAAACAAATGTCCACACATACTAATGACTGCATCTTTGGCAGTATCAAGACAAATATTGCACTCAAAGGTTCGATTATCCACCTCTGGTTCACCTGTGGTAGAGTCCCATGATTTCGATGGGCCTGCCTCTTCTTTCGCAGTGCTCATGATGACTGATTTTCTTTAAAACGACCCGCCTACAATtactataaaaatatacaatcgCACGGGAAAAGTgttaattacaaaacgaaacaccggaaaaaaaaatattcgtcgGCCACGAAAGCACTAGTTATTTGACGTTCTCGCATTCAGTAGCGATAAGGGGAAAGAATTTCGTTGTATCAGGTTTTTATCGTTTGGCATTGACATTATCATTACCGAAAAAAACGATATTAGAAAAGCAATCTGACAGCATACAGACGGACGTAATTGGGCAACGGGCGATCGTCGAACATCGAAATAAATCAAGAGACGTGGAAGGTTAAGATCGCATATTGTTAAAAGGACGACGCGAATTTGCATTCGCGACCATGAGATATCGTATTCTCCGTGTCCGTTCTCAATCCCCGATGCATCATGCACCCGAAATCGGAAGTCATATGTTCTACAATAAGAAGCGTAGAAGCAAAAAATAGCATCGACGCGTTCCGTACGTTACACTGTAATTGTATCGATCCAGCCGACGATCTGTCAATTACGGAGCCGTGTCCCTCCGATCCAAATAATTAGCTGAAAGATCGAGCGACGATCGAAGAAGTACATCGGGCTTGACGATGTCTCGGCAAACAAAGGTCGCGAGCCCCGTCAAAATCTGAATCGAGCAGTGTCTGCCATTGCTGACATAATTCGTGTCACTTACTTCGGCCTTTTGACTGCGGGGCCCCCTTTAACGAGCTGTTACCCTTTCGCAAAACTCGACACTCTCTTTCGAAATAGGATCGGTCGTACAATCACGCACACCACTGTCGCAATTGCGCAAGTGCCATCAAatgattttcatgatttttcgcGAAACGGATGTTCAGAATAACACGTAAGAGATTGGACGACAAGCGTCACCGCTTATCCGctccgggacttttatcgttGACGAACAGCTCGGACCAACGAACCTTTTACGCGGTTTTGCGTTTTATTTTTATCGGAGCAGACCTCGACTGAGCCCACGGTTGTCCATCCGTAATGTTAATATAGTTACTTTAAAACCACCACTTGATTAACGCCGTATACGCAGCCGTGCAACGTTTCGACACTTTATCGACCTAACTGGAGCAACATCGTTCAAGAAGGTTCCACGTCGAACAGATAGAGTGCGCTCGGGTTCCGTGCGATCTGCGCCACGCAAATTCGTTCGAACGTCTCGAAACGCGAAAACAAGTTTATTTACACAAATTCGACGCGCCTCGCTGTGTAATAATCATTATCATTAGGTTACGGTTACATTGCATGCAAACACAGAAAGCCGACGTCGGAGAGAGAATTGCAAGGTATCCACGAAGCTATCCATTACCCTCAAATTGATTTCCATATCACCATGGCGTTAACAACGCGAGCACTGTTTACGTTGTAGAACACGTCATATATTGTGAGATAATTTTCGCGAAGAATTATCAGTTCAGGTATGAATAGATTAGTATTGTTTCAATATACTCGAGCTACGATGCTACGCGAAAATGTAGTTTGAATAAACGTTTGGTTTTTAAAACCACAGCGGTACTTTAAGTTCATGTTTTCTAATTGTAAATACTCGAAAATTTACATTGAACCTAAATAAACACATGGACCGAATTGcagatttaaatattttctagtttcttaaaaaaaaaaaaatataaaagatattttctcTACATACTCACTTTTTTTCCACCcgcaaaaaatttctttcccccccgaaaattcattaaataaatattgacaatatgAGAAAGTTAATATTCTATACAGATGAAAGTTAATTTCCCAGGTCACACGAAGGTTGCCACAATACATGCAAGTGGAAtttttataatacaataaaGTTCGAAcagaacgttttcgaaaaacgaAAGACACCCGTAAAAATCGCAAGGTCGTTTGCAGAATGAAGTCAGAGGATCTAGGGTCGCCGCAGTTTACCTCTTCAGGGAAGTTGGAGAGTCCAATCTCCTCGAAGCTGAAGATGAGCATATTCGGGAAACAACGGAGAACCATCGGCAAGAACGTCGCGTCGGTGATTCTTCAGCAACGGCAGTCGATTCGCATAATCAACGAGAACGCCGATGTCACGCCGAAGTTCCTGACCCATCCGGATTACAGCCCGATCGACGAACGGAACATAACTGCTTTCGAAATCATGGGACTGACCCGAACCGGTAGCGCCTACCAATTGTCCTCGAGTTCGGCGCTCAACAGCTTGAAGAAGAGCTCGTCCATGCTGTTCAGGACCTCTTCGCTTCCAGCGGGATCGATGATCATAGACACCGCGCAGTTCGAGAGCTTCTGGTCCACGCAATTAACAGAGCCGCGCACttacgaggacgaggacgaagcTCCGCCGCAGTTTTATCTTCCTAGGTAATTTCCAGATTGGTCCTGAAGCCTGAATGCAGGCGATCTTCATCCTCATCTTGCGGAGAAGTGGAGAAACTGATGAACCTTCGTGGATGTTGGCTTATGAAGCCCGTTacttctttaacaattttattaagtTGAACATAATACATAGATGCTTCTAAAttcttttcactattttaaattgcatctatCTATTTCGAAGTCTTTGTATCAGTTACGTTGTAGCGAACGTCGCAGGATTTCCTCGTACTAATTTCGTTTCTCCCGCACAGTATCGATCCAAATGTATTCCCTTGTCGGCCGGAGACCGTGAAGATCACGCTCCGGGAGACAGAGACGTTCTTCATCTTCGAGATGCTACCATACACCGGCGATCTGCGCACACCGGAGGGTGTGGCGATAAAGGATGAGAATGAGATGTACGAGTACAAGACGACCGGTCCCGGATCGAACAGGAAGCTAGTCGACGCCGAGACTCAGACCATAGATGTTCTCACGAAATCGCGTGGGACGTACCTCCATTCAACCACACGGAGGAATCAGGCGGCGTTTGTGAATAATTGGGTGATGTACGACACCTATGCCGCGCCTGAGCTGATGATAGAGAAGGACAACCTGCTGATTGTGCACAGCGCGGGTAGCATGGAGAAATTATGGCAGGAAGAGGTCTGCACGATCGTCGTCTCGCGTTACTGGACTGCCGACGTTACCAAACGGCTTTTTTCCTTTGATTTTTCAGCGAggaatcctttgcactcgactgtccatttttatgataaatacataaaatccgcagtccagtcataTGTTACAAAACTATTCCAGATCGGATGAAACTTTCGCATTTTGGAATCAagacagcttcgagtgcaaagggttaatataattttaatgttacCCACCTTCTTGTTAGGAGATGAAGGACAAACTGCCGGCGATTGATGATCAGAAGATACGTAAGATACCGGAAGAGGAAATGGAGGAGATCTTTTACCACCCGAACTTCTCGAACGCGGTGCGGGTGGTAGAGCGCATAATATCGAACAACATCTTCATCCACGTGCAGAAACGTTTCATCGGTTTGATCAAGCAAGACCCTTGCAGTCTGGACCTGGAGTTCACCTACAGTTTGGACCTGCTGTGGGTGCACACCTGCAGAATGAGCGAGGGCCGACCGGTGTCTGCGTTTCGCTGGAGTTCCATCAACAAGAACATCCTGGCCGTAGGGTACGGGGCACGCGCGAACTCGGAGACCAAGAACGGATTAGTGCTGGTCTGGAGCGCGAAGAACCCCATCCGGCCGGGTCGCTGGTTCTCGTTTGCGAGTCCCATAACGGACCTGGACTGGAGCCGCGATCGGCCGAATTTATTAGCCGTCGGGTTCTACGACGGCCAGGTTATGGTGATCGACGTGAGCAAAACACGCGTCAACGTGATCCGTCGAAGCGAAAGGATCACGTCACCGTCTTGTTCGCCACAATGGCAGGTCCAATGGTGGGTCGGTGACGAGCACTTCGACTACCAGGAGCAGATCTACACGTGCGACCAGGACGGTCATATATTTTGCTACCAGTACGCCCAGAACTTCATCTCGACCACCATCATGACGATCTTCAGGATAGAGGGCACGCTGCCAGGTGTAGCGAGAACCTCTTATTGCGTCGGCCACGATACGCTGATTAATCGGAGTCCGGGGGCGTTGGTGCTCCGCAGACACCCGACGCTAAGCGCCATTTACTTTGTCGGCTCCGACGAAGGCTGCGTCTACAAGTGCTCGACTAACTACCTGTATCAGCACATCGAGAGCTTCCTGGCGCACGACGGGCCCATCTACTCGATAATGTTCTCCCCGTTCTGCCCGAAGATCTTTCTGACCTGCGGCGCCGATTGGTGCACTAGAATATGGGCCGAAGGGCTCACCGAGCCGCTGATCACGTTGTCCACGTCGATGGCCTGCGTGCGATACGCGGCCTGGTGTCCCACACACTCCACCATCATCGTCAGTATCGTGAACAACAAGATCTGCATTTGGGACATCAGGAGAAAAATTCACACGCCCACGTCCATTACGGTGTCGCCGGAGAGGGGCAGATTGGTGATGGTCGAGTTCACGGAAGATGGCAAACAACTAGTGTCCGCGGACGTGAATGGCATCGTGTTCGTCTACAACTTGGAGGGAATGCCGTTTCCGCCGTACAATCAAGAACAGGTGTTGATCGAGTCGATTGAAAAAGCATTGGTCACGAAACCGATTCTGCTGCGCAAGCTGCGGAAGCTTGGACCCCCGTTCTACACCGAGCCGAAGCCGGCAGAAAGCGTGTAACGCGTTTGACGATACGGCTGGATTCATTCAAACTCTTCGGATCAACCCTGATACTCTTATCGGACCTGATAGTTCAGATTGACTGCTGGAGAGTTAGAATTTAGGTGGAAAGTCTCGCTAGAACTGGCACGGACAGAGTTGAGCGCTCTGTGGATTTACACAGTTGTTTATCTATCTTTAAGCATCACTTTTATTCTTAATACAATTGCTTAAATCAACCTTCATTAGTACTTGTACGGTCTAAAAGAGTTCAAGTACTAATCGCTGTAATAAGCTCTAAATCTACAGTTGTGCTACATGAAAACTGTGTGTTTCAAAGTATTGTGTTATAATCAGACTCTAGATACGGTTGCAGTTTTTGATACGAAAGTGGAGCGACGGTAACGTCTGTGGAGAGCAGTTGTCCAGAATGACGACATTGATAACATACctcaaggtcatcgaaatcgACGAGGTGGCCAGAAATTCTGAACAAAATGGTCCCACTTCTTAGTAACTATCGTGCGAATAGGAGCGGTACGGGACTAGTTGGTATATTTTCTGTTTCCGAGCAGGCGAAGGTCGCTAGGAGGGGCAGACGGCGAGGGAGACTGTTTTATCGACGGAGCAGCCCGCGGGCGAAATCCAGCACGTGGGGACCCCTCTCGGTCCCCCGAAGCGAAGCGAGGCCCCGAGGCGCAGGCCTCTTATGATTCGCGCGAAGCACGGAAAGCAAAGCGACCATTTCGATTCAGGATGGGACTCCGGTGCCGGGGTCCACTCTGGGCCCTGGTAGGCAGGCGAGTCGGCACGGATGGCTGGCTGGCCTGCTCGGAGGAGTTGCAGGAGAGTGCCCATGGTAGAGGGGCTTCCATGGCTGCTGCCGCTCGCGGGCACGAACCGCGCTACCGCCGTCAGCAGCCAGTCTTATTACGCCCGCACTCAACTACGCGAACTAAGTACTCTTCTTAGGCCGGGCGAACGTCGCGCGAGAGCCAACAATCGCGGGCTAACCCACGCGAATCGGACAAGCCTCGGAAACCGGTGCCTGGTTGTTCGAGACGTGCGTCCGAGCATCGTCAGTCTCGCACGCCTCTAGGGGTTCCGCCACAGTATTCTCCTTCTCGCGTTGGACACACACGTACACGGACCTACTCGGGCGCAAAAAGAACGATTTCGTAAACGATCTCGCTGGAAATAATTGTCggcgggagagaaagagagagagtaagagagagagagagagagagagagagagagggagagaaccgACAAGGATCCCCACGGTTTCGATCGGCGGCCGAGGACCTGCTGCCCGGTCAGAAGGTAACTCTAGAACGCTTCTTTCTTTAGTCGATCACTCGACCCGATAACGCCTGCTTCTGCATGCAGATACATTCCCTCGATACTATTTGTCTCCCCGGGAATCTGCTTTTTTCGCCGTTCACAATGCCCCCGCGATGAATCGCGGCACGCTGCCTTGTGCCTCAGGAACATTGTTGCGTGCGTCGCCGTCGCTGCCGccgctgttgctgctgctgcgcgAATCAAATTGGAACGATCGGGCAGAATCTGTTTTGAATGTTGTTTGCGAATCGGAAATCGTCGTGCGCTGTTGGTGCTTTTTatggaatttattatttctctCCTTCTTCGTATGATTTTGAATTTACCATTTAACGGCTTATCTGAATTCGTTCCTGAAAGAAATTGTAATAACAGTTAATGAAAACGTGCAAGTACCGTTATAGGGGTTTTTTTTAACGCTGAAACTACCGGACAGATTATAATGATCGTTATCtccggttcttttttttttttaccgttatagcaaaatattttcttcggacATTTTTCAATGGACTTATTTGCTCGAGTCATTATTCGTTTGATTATTATAGATTGTAATAGAGAGCAGAGATTATAGAGCAACGTTCGCCAGTCGCGACTATTCAGTGGTTCAAATTCGAAATCTAATACTGGAGTCAAAACAGTGACATGTCCGCCGCGCGTGTCAATTCGGCGAATCAAAATTCGACGGGCGCGCGACCCCGGAATGTCAGTTTCACCCGTCGGTCGAGAGAGTTGACGCGATCCCGGTTGTGTCGTCAGTGAAAAATGTCGGGGCACGGGTGTCCCGCAGTCGACGTCGACGATTAGCTTCGTTCCGTTGTCAGTTGAAACACGTCGGCATTAACATCGCCGGTCATTACGTTGTTTGTCGCGCGCCAAGAATTCGCGACCGCGCATACCGAGCTGTCACACGATAACCGCGTGTCACGAATCCGTCGTATATTTTGATCCGACGTGCCTCGTTTCAACGAAGCCCCTTCGACCAGCCCGAATATGTCACTCATCGACGAGTAAGTGAACATTCTCTAACCTGTTGCGTCAATTTTCTGGCGCCTCGAAACGTTTCATTCAACCTCGACAACCTTGCATCGTTAGCAGAAACTTGCACTTAGCTAGAAGGTTAGAAGGCGAAGGGTTCGCGTTTCCATGAAACAGTGATTTCCGTGAAAAATCAATAGAGGTCTCCCTGAATCAGTACACTCTGCGAGATGATGTTAGGAACCCCTAAAACTCAAATGGGACGAATATTCGGTTAATAGAACACTAGCTACAGTAGCAAATTAAATCTTTATCGAATTATACTTATTCAGACAATAAAGAACTCGGATAACCGGGATTCGaataatcgaggctctactgtatTTAAGATTGAAATACGAGGACTGGTTTTACCGAGGAACGTAACTACGTTAGAAACAGGGCGTCGCGAGACGTTATAGTATGTTATTCACCATGGCTGTTGTAATAAATTTCGTACCAATTTGAACTGTACGTAGATCTCTATGTAAATACAAATGAAAGTAGTGAAACTTTTTTGCCGCGCAGTGTGAACGTAAAGTGTGGGTCACGTGATCCTGATTTCCCGTGAATGGTTTGTCGCAGATCGTCTCGCGGCGTTTGGTCTCGGTGCATCCTCTATCTCCGCGGTGAACGCGGCCAGCGTGAAGACTGCTTAATAGCGAGGAACATGTGCAACCAAGGAATAGTAGCGAAGCCGATGTTGCCGGGGCACGAGCTACACTGTGACCACTCTGTTCGCGACGAACCCTGACCGATTCCACGCTCGTCTCTCCAGCTGACCGGATAGGACACCGAAGAAGGAGGTGGAACGGTGAATCGTTCGAAAAATCCTGCACGctcgcgcgcgagcgcgcggtAAAAGTGTCGTTTCGAGTTCACGCGCACGGCGTacagaacgagagaaagagagaaagagaaagagaaagagagagagaatctccGGGGAGCGGTTTGTGTTCGCGAAATTACACGTTCACCGTCGAACATTCGGTACGCTATGAACATCGACGTCCTCGGATCTATCGGGTGGTTCGCAAGTAAGTACCTGCATCTTTTTACGTATCTTTTTCTGCCGGAAGCCAACAGGCACGAAAATGTTTCGGGGGTTATAGGCTGATCAGAATAGCTGCCTAGTTCTCTTTAGGCAGCTAATATGTGGATTATAGGTTATGATGGACATCCGTTATGATTGTTGACGTATGCTAAGCGAAAGACGTatcttttttcgaaaaattgattttaagaaAAGGGGTACTAAAATGGATGGCGGCCATGctgatttttaatttgaatgCTACGCACATGCGCAGAACAGACAATTCCGTCAAACAATTTTGACTTCTAATTTTGTGATTTAATTTGTTTCGATGGTATGAAATAGTGAAAGACACGTCATAGAGAGCGAAGATTGAGTTATCGTTTGTTTAGAAAGTTCGTAAACAAATACCGGAGATTTTGCATAAGATTTACGCATGCCCGTTACCATGAGCGCGTCGTTCGGTGGAGAATAAAGTATCCATTACAATGATAGGTTATGTAATTACGCGCGCGCATCTTTCTGCGCATTCAATCGTGCGTAACCGTTATGTCGTTTAAATAACCTGTACCGCGGCCATTACCATAATTATATTGCTTCGAGCGTCAGTTAGTATTACTGTTTTACATATTTTATCAGTTAGTCGTTTCTTTGTTTACCATACGTAGCGAATCGTTTCGAAACTGTTGTCGAATGACCTGGAGGATCAACAGGATTTTCCCGCCATTTCTCTTACGCGAATACTCGATACAGGTTGTCCGACTACGTGCGTCAAATTTGTGCATCAAATGCGCCCTTCCGGTATTTGTAAAACGAGAGAGCGTAGTAAACTAGAACAATGAGAAATAATGCCCTTAcgatatatttctttttttttaattatagtgTTGcggaaaaattacaaaaagtgaAAGTAACTTTGTAATTCagtaattcataaaaattgctATACCATTCAATATTGttcgcattattaaatttgtttgtgttcgATAAGTTACTGACATCGGGTTAAAGTATTCTACACACGAAACCGCACACCCTGTACAGAGACAACAATTCCCCCGTTGTTTCTGCCGGCGATTACGATCTATTTATCAATCTCCGAGCCTGGGAGTATTCGTGAAACGCGATATCGCCCGATAAAATCGCTGCGAAGAACCCGGCGTAGAGGAACGCTCCTCGCGACCGGCGGTTTCAAAAGTCCCGCCATTTTTCGGCGCCCATAGGCGTACGGCGTTTGTCCGACCCCGGGGTGTCAGCCGGCTAATTAACATTTTTCTGCCGGGGGCTAACGGGTCATTGTCGCCTCGATACACGTAACAAAGTGCTTATCTCGGCGGGCCGCGCGCCACGTCCGTGTAACCCAATTAACGTCTCCAATTATACGTTTTAGGGGAAGATTAACGAGCGTGGAAGGGCGGGTGCGGGACCCGCGCCGCGTCGGGCCCCCTCGGGCCCGAGGATCGAGGGCCCGCGTTGCTCTTCAGTCGAACCGCGAAACGCTTTCGTGCGCCTAATTGCGATCTGAGATCAATCTGAAATAGTCCGCCGCCGAATCCACATAATGCACTCGTTATCTGgccttcccctcccctccttccTTCGCGGCTTCATAAGGCCCTACCCGTAATGGCCCCCGTCTATTGGCCTAATCGCGATCATGCATCACCCTCCTTTATCTTCATCTGATTCCAACCGAGCACGCCTCAGCCGCATTCTTTCATTACCGTTTCTGGATAAATCGAGGGCTCACGCTGTTATCTCGAGGAATAAGGAAATTTTAAGAGCAAGGCTTTTCTAGAGTCCTAGGGTCCCGTTTATTATGTTTCTTTATCTCCTTTACTGTCTCAAATATATTTACTTCTTCATCGAGAATCCCGCGTTTCCAGTAAGTCATCGTGCAACGGTAGCTTCTCGAGCCGTTTCACTTTATATCAAAGGATTCGCGGTAAAATCGTTTATGGAAGAAATCGCGAAGCATCCCGGGACATTCTCCGGTGATTTTGCTAATCGAGCATAGAAAGTCTGTGCTTTCTCTCGAGATAGAAATAAGGTTCTATGGACGCTTCTACGGACGACCGGAGAAGGCGGGATGCTGTTCCAGCGTGATTAGCGTCAACCGACGCGAGGAGACGCGACACTGATCTTGAATTATGTCCCCGTAATCCGTCGGGTGTCGTTGATTCAATAACGATAATATGGGTAACGGCCCTGCTGATTCGATGGAGCGAGGCACGTCGCGAATTATTCATGAATATAATTCAGCTGTTTATCAGATTTATAAGTCGGCCGTTTACCCGGCCGAGAGTGAA is a window encoding:
- the LOC143359862 gene encoding E3 ubiquitin-protein ligase RNF185 isoform X2: MSTAKEEAGPSKSWDSTTGEPEVDNRTFECNICLDTAKDAVISMCGHLFCWPCLHQWLETRPLKRVCPVCKATISKDKVIPLYGRGDTRHEDPRNNVPPRPTGQRTEPESNVGFSSFGFGDNSFMSFGIGTFPFAFLTSTFNFGETRPSAGTSHYEEEQFLSKVFLWVALVFICWLLMA
- the LOC143359862 gene encoding E3 ubiquitin-protein ligase RNF185 isoform X1, with amino-acid sequence MSTAKEEAGPSKSWDSTTGEPEVDNRTFECNICLDTAKDAVISMCGHLFCWPCLHQWLETRPLKRVCPVCKATISKDKVIPLYGRGDTRHEDPRNNVPPRPTGQRTEPESNVGFSSFGFGDNSFMSFGIGTFPFAFLTSTFNFGETRPSAAPTGTSHYEEEQFLSKVFLWVALVFICWLLMA
- the LOC143359507 gene encoding dynein axonemal intermediate chain 4, which codes for MKSEDLGSPQFTSSGKLESPISSKLKMSIFGKQRRTIGKNVASVILQQRQSIRIINENADVTPKFLTHPDYSPIDERNITAFEIMGLTRTGSAYQLSSSSALNSLKKSSSMLFRTSSLPAGSMIIDTAQFESFWSTQLTEPRTYEDEDEAPPQFYLPSIDPNVFPCRPETVKITLRETETFFIFEMLPYTGDLRTPEGVAIKDENEMYEYKTTGPGSNRKLVDAETQTIDVLTKSRGTYLHSTTRRNQAAFVNNWVMYDTYAAPELMIEKDNLLIVHSAGSMEKLWQEEEMKDKLPAIDDQKIRKIPEEEMEEIFYHPNFSNAVRVVERIISNNIFIHVQKRFIGLIKQDPCSLDLEFTYSLDLLWVHTCRMSEGRPVSAFRWSSINKNILAVGYGARANSETKNGLVLVWSAKNPIRPGRWFSFASPITDLDWSRDRPNLLAVGFYDGQVMVIDVSKTRVNVIRRSERITSPSCSPQWQVQWWVGDEHFDYQEQIYTCDQDGHIFCYQYAQNFISTTIMTIFRIEGTLPGVARTSYCVGHDTLINRSPGALVLRRHPTLSAIYFVGSDEGCVYKCSTNYLYQHIESFLAHDGPIYSIMFSPFCPKIFLTCGADWCTRIWAEGLTEPLITLSTSMACVRYAAWCPTHSTIIVSIVNNKICIWDIRRKIHTPTSITVSPERGRLVMVEFTEDGKQLVSADVNGIVFVYNLEGMPFPPYNQEQVLIESIEKALVTKPILLRKLRKLGPPFYTEPKPAESV